Part of the Cydia fagiglandana chromosome 26, ilCydFagi1.1, whole genome shotgun sequence genome, TATCATTCTTATATTTTGTTCTCATTCGGCGATTAAATGCATTGAATTTATCAACTTAGTGTGTTGGCGcctttacatttaatattcttTAACTGCATTTCAATCTGATAAATTTTACTTTACTCTGTTTTCTTCTTTTGAACTCAGACACCTCAGTTACTCTAGGTGCTAATGAACGACGctggcgaggttgcggaagagtacttcggcgttcctgggacctcgccatatagcagcgaggcggcaacagaggggttttagtgggtaaacctgcATGGGGTCTCATTCGCCCACAACAGGGAGTtccacataaccatcccggcccgtccccgcgccgggtgGAATGCTtaaagcatttcccctcttaaaaaaaaaatagtgctAATGAACGAAGTGGTCCGAAACTTAGGATCTATTCTAAGGTTTCCAATTTCATTCacgcttttttctttttttatgggCACAAGTGCTAGTATTTGTTTAATTAAGAATACTTTGTAAGTAACTATGAGTTCCTGTAGTTGGATTACAGTTTCAATCTTGTTGTCTATTGTAAGTTTAAAGCTGTCGGTTCTCCTTAacgtagataaataaatatataaaggaATCTAGTATGTAGTAAAGCTCATTTAAGCACTCACCAAAATATACACTCTGATATAAAGAAAGGACGCTTAGCATAAAGAAGTTCGAATATTGATCCGCCTGCTCTTATCTGTGTCGCACAGACCTGCTACTAGAAGAAATTAATATCGAGGCATCTATCCCACTGGGGCATCTATCCTGAAATTACCCTATTTCAGAGCGtttcttctatttttttttgctatttttatatattgtgaccttttttgccacttttgtgttacttctactcagaatcacgagctctgtcgatcctaatgggataaaaaaatgtccATACCTATACTTTGAATAGCGGTAACAAAAAGAAAAGTTTGATAAATGTATGgaattttaggacacttttttttcttctacaaggatgaaaagggctcgcgatcctgactagaaatgACAAAccagtggcaaaaaaggtcactaTATACAAAATTGACTAAAAATTTAAGAAACGCTCTTCATAAGATGTTATTCGAGCTGCCGTGGTATATTCTAAAGAATATCTACTAAGCCAGGTACACGCGTGGCCTGGGTTCGAACGtcgagtcgattttcgcagacagcgaaatcgactccacacttcgtgttcgcggcttcgcccgcgattcacgcgcatagtctggagggggcttatgaaATGACGTCTAAAATGGCGGcggccagggggccgatttttgaatctcgaccattcgatttcgtcactcgaaaatcagtGGAAAACGATGAAATGCTATTTTTGAAATTCTATTGATAGAATTTgagaatcgagtggtattgaccactcgtatTAAATTCTATCAGTAGAAAGTAGGAATCCACAATTTTAGTCACATTTGTATTATATGACGCCAATAAAAACATATATCTCAAaggaattaatttattaaattttttgtgTTTATTAGATTAgctggtttttgattgaaaataaatatttatattaagtccttatttttttgaaaaattactCTAGTGGCGGTAAAAGTGATAAAAACAACAGTgactgtcagtgtcagtgtcaaattaattgaataatattacaatttacGGTTACGGGTCaactacattataatatatccaaccaatctaagatggccAGTTTAGAGGAATATCTATTATTCAACTTATTAAACAGTGAAGAAGATAGTGAAGATGAGAACAATTTACCCGCGCCATTAGCGAGGCGGCCTCAGGTGCCGGCTCAAGCAGTCATTGCAGCTTTCCAGCAAACTGAACAAAAGTTCAAGAAAAGCTACAGGCTTACAAAGGGGCTGTGTAGAGACCTTATAGAGAAATTGAAACCCTACATAAAGGATGCCGAAAGGACATCTGATTTAAATGTAGAAATAAAGGTTTGTTAGTCATGAATTGATTCCTAGGGCCACTTtcaccattccactaatccggggttaaccagttaaaccattaacccagtgtctaattgtactggtaaccaaggtaactccaggtttaaccggtaaaccccggtttagtgggatggtgcaattgGCCCCTAGTAAGGGTGCAATGTGCTATTCTGATTTCTGTAATAAACCGTTATAATTGTACCCTTTCTTCTTTTTGCAGGTACTAATTGCGCTGAATTTTTTAGCCACAGGGTCATACCAAACACCCGTGGGCCAACACTTGTCCAGAAAAGTATCACAATCAGCTGTATCAAATTCCATATCAGAAGTGGTTGCAGCACTCAATCATAGGGATATATTTGGCCAGTTCGTCAAGTTCCCAGCTACGTTAGCAGAGTTGAACCAAATAACCCAGCAGTaagaattaatatttttttgtttaaaaaagttGTATTTAACCGTGAGTAGTATGTTATTAACATCTAAGGACCTAGTAATTTGAACTGTATTGCAATCAGGCTCTTGCATATAATCTCAGCTTGCATATAAGTCGGCAGTTAGCCAACTAACCTTCCAGCACCCAGAGGGAGGTATCCTCATAATGTTTTCTATTACCcgaaagcaactggtaaatatcagatGATATATATATTGTACACTGAGTGTAAAATATGCCCGGATTTGGCCCCACCACCTCTGgattgaaatttgcacaccttTGCCTACCACTCCGCTACCACCACTTTTATATGTACAAAAATAATACATGTAAATGAAGGTACCTACACATAGATAACTACTCAGACTTTTCTAATATGTGCCTGAAAATTTTGCACTAAAGTTGAGCCAGTTAAGTTCCGTAATtgataataagtattttgtatttgtttacAGATTTTTCAATCTCTATGGGCTGCCAGGCGTCATAGGATGCATCGACTGTACCCATGTGGCCATTGTTCCCCCCAACAGTGACGAATTTGACGAGAGGTCATATGTAAACAGAAAAGGAGTGCACACTATTAATACACAACTGGTATGCACAATCTACAATGTCAGAAGAACCCCATTACCTCGttagtaaaataatatattgaTAATTACAACTGCCTTTTCAGATTTGTGATGCTAACATGCGTGTTACAAATGTAAATGCATTGTTTCCGGGGAGTACCCACGACTCATACATCTGGAACCAAAGTGCTGTGCTGCCACTGGTGGAAGGGTTGCACAACAATGGGCACACTAGTTACTACCTCATAGGTGAATATTTTACTTAcattttattctttattatgTTGTCTTGGTTGTACTCACCTTTTGAGTGTAATTAATTTATACTCCGAAATATTTACAGGTGACAGTGGATATGCACTAAGGCCCTGGCTTCATGTACCTGTGACGGAGCCTGCCGAGGGAACCCCGGCATACCGTTACAACGAAACATTTAAAGTTGCTCGAGCAACTATCGAGCGCTGTAACGGACTGCTGAAAGGCAGGTTCCGTTGCTTGAAAAAAGAACGAGGACTACATTACGATCCAGAGAAGGCCACAAAAATTATAAACGCCTGTGTTGTACTGCACAACATCTGTGTCATGAATAATGTGGCACTAGATGAAGACGAAGAGGAAGAAGATTATAGAGACCTTGGGATGGAATTGCTTCCTCCCCCTCCTCCCAATCATCCAAGAGGAAGGCTAAACCAAGACCTTTTGCGTGGTCAGGCCATGCagaattatataattaataattacttttgaataaaaaaactcAATCTCTTGTAAGTTTTTATTCAAACCTATAAGATGAATCAACAATGGTTTGGTTCCTTTTATTCAGTAGCCTTAGCATTAGTGCGCTGCGACAAGAGATAGACTATCTCTTTCttattaatacagttagaatGGACGTGTAGTTTATCTACCTCGCGGTGCACTCGTGCTAAGTTTACTGTAACAAAATAATCAACAATTTTGGTCCTATTGATCCTATACCACGAATGACTAGGCGGGAACAAAGTTTAGTATGTCTAAATTAGTAAGAAAACATGGTGCTATCGCACCTTGTTTTGTTGATGCCGAGTTGACGCATACTTAGACAATAATATGCATACTAATAACCTCTGAACGATTCAATCAACAGTATTAGgtataaattattttcttaaaaaaaaacacttagaTACATATTTAATCACACAAACGAATTAAGTCTTTGGGCTTGATTAAATTATCAgtctaaaaataacaaataggtactagttttaataaaatatactttaaaCCATATTAGTCAACAACTAAATTTACATGAACAATGTGCTTACATAACTAAATTTACATGAGTAATACGTTTGTTCCTTGATAATGAACCAACATATtgaaacaaaaccaaaaaatcAACTTAGAGGGTAGCCGAGAAGAGTGTAttaccatagagaaaaaaatacatagattgctcatacatcagttttagtaccaaaaagactattagcCTCGAGTAGCGGAACTATCAGTACTGCttcttgacaatagatgtagcaccgaccggaaagtcttatgCTGTTGAGataagactttccggtcggtgctacatctattgtcaagtaacagtactgatagttccgctactcgatgcgaGATGTAGACACTGAAATTAATAGTCTAACTGATGTATGGAgcgagcactcttgtcttattatatttctctatggtattACACATGTACACTACATGTCTATGTAGTATGTCATACTATGTATTACATTTTCTACTTAACAAACTCTTCTAGCACTATCTTCTCAGCTACCCTCTACTGTACAACTTCCACCACCTGAGATAAGTGGTAGACCGAAAATTCCtatcttaaataaaaactatttttgttTACACTTCTAACAAACAAATCAACTAAAGTATTTAActtttaacaaataaaataaatctttcTCTGAAAAAGTCTTTGGACTCATTTAAAATTATCAGTCATAGGATAGCCTTAGTACTTAGCCTTATATGGCCTTACTTATGTTTTAATAATACTATGATCCATATTATTCAACAAACAGGGTCAGGACGGCAGGTAGGTACTTGGGTATTAACCACTAGAGCAGATTGCTTCGCTCTCTTCCTCTTACAGATAAAGCAATCTGCTCCAGTGCAGCAGTTTGGTTTCTCATATTGTCAAGGAACTCCCTGTAAAAATTAATCTCAGCTTCAACtgcctgtttttttaaatccaaTTTTTGTTGCATCAAAGttcttaggtttatttttttttgtttgaccTTTTCTTTCGGTTTGGGCAGTGCAGCATCAGCATCATCATCTGAAACTAAAAACGATTTATTTTACAACCtttagttataaataaataataacaaatattaggGAATACCTCTCTTACTTGTATCAACCTAATGACAAACTAAGCAAATTTTGTTATTGTACAAGGTGAATTGTATTCAGTTACCAAAGATTGGAAAAAATCCAATGAATAACATATTCCTATTCATTCCTAGATCTTAATGACCCAACTGAACTAAAGGAACTAAAAGACTGAACTagttcatttaaataaataaatattataggacactcttacacaaatcaacctTCACACACAAtcaagctcaataaggcttgtgttgtgggtactagacgacgatataataTCGATAATATATAGATACCGACCGTCCGGACCGATTGACCGAGAGTAGTCACTGAGCCGCAAGCCTAAACTGAACGATAATAAATCTTTTCTCTTTCTGTCACTTACCAATTTGTACCACCGTAGTCACCTCTTCCTCTGACTCTGCCTCCATATGACTTATCATATGTGCatcaactaaaaaaaaacaatgaaaactTAAACACCAATTCCACAATAACAATAATGAACATGATGTAAATCTGTATTTCCATTTCTATAAACCGAAAAGTATTTTCATTCTGTTACTACTTACAGTCGAAGGTGACTTCTGACTCTTGTGAGTCTCGGTGGCCCGAAATAGTTCTTGGGTCGATAAGGGAAGCAATGTTCGTTTCCACCTCTGTTAGAGCTTGCAGAGGCCGGCCTCCTCCCGTTCTGTGTAGGTCCTTGTTAATGGCACCTTTTTTAGATTTGGTTTTGCTCAACAGATCTTGCCATGACTGAAAAAAAACAGTGATTAAGCTTAAAAGTATTAACACATTGCTGTGCTACATCATCATATAGAATTTATAATTACCTTCCTCCATTGCTGCCAGGTCTTAGTAGCACCTGGCATGGCGTTTAATATAGTTGTTATCTCCTCCCATTCTTTTTGTGCTTTTTTGTGTGTGAAGCTGGAGGTAAACTTGCCTGATCTCAGCTCTGTTCTCGAAGCCATGATATCGGCTAGGCCTTTTTTTTGGGTACTCGACatgttatgtttattttcagACATTTCTGAACACTTTGCGGGCGCAAATACAAACGAATTCTAAACAAACAAAGTAAACTAATATGAAATTCCAAATACTGCCGAGAGGGGCGACTGGCCGCCACAATATTTACCATAACCAACCATAGACTCATTAACGAAGGAAACTAAACGTTTCATTCCATAGtagcataaaataaaaataagtttttttttgtactgtCAAGCGTAAAATACcccaaaatgtttatttattacaaatattacaCCAAACACCAATTTCAATAAGGGTATACcccttaattttagtttttaagtaaatttaaaataacCGGTAATTATCGACTTTCTGCGTACAATGAAATGCAAAATATCGATAGTCAATCACTACACAGTCGAATGGTGACTTtcaaaaataagttttattagGATCATGCGAAAAAAATCGTGACAAATTTTCGTGTACGATTATTTTCGACCACACGCTTTTAAATTCgaacgttcgaaattcaaaaatcggccccctgtatacaataaatattaggccccattcgcacgacagcttaaaAAGCGTTGCGTTAAAACCCGACATTGGCGCTTTTTTACCGTTTgcaatatttgtgttcatatgAACGCTTAAAAATCACTTGTGAGTCGTACTGCCACGTACCCATCTCAGCAAAGCCATACTTTATTTGCTGTTACGATgtattatttgaatatagcttgaatatttcaggaatttgtaagcataagttgacatttttaagatgaaactaataataatcttgacgattgacaccaaaaattgacacttgacagccaactgacagcagcgccggcgcttttttaacgcttgTGAGAACAGATACACAGAGTTCCGTATGTTCTATTCAATTTGACGCCAACGCTCAACGCCGAAAATCGAACAGTGCTcgactcggagtaattaacaatggagccgccattaacaggcgttcccctctgtcgaaaataggcggccaatggtcaacctcatgtcaaccatatgtatggactgacgtttatctgacatgacgtacctatacatttgatgtacccctcccccgcaaaaaacggcagactattttgtaccgaaaattttagacatggcgtctccgttggttatatcctccaaggtgCTCGATAAAAAAGCGCCGCTCTTAAAAAACGCcttcgtgtgaataaatacatggttatccatttgtgtcattcaaacgctttttaaacgcgcgttgaaaaagctgccgagTGAACGGGGCCTTAGTACTCATTTATTTTACGTTATGACATTAAACTTTAACTGTTTATAATTTACCTTATCCTATCCTTATCCTGATCCTTTTCCAAAATTCCGCCTTACCCGTTGTAATCCGGCCGCCTGCTTTACTCGTCTGGATGAATGCGCCAGGAGCGCgatgctattaaaaaaaaactcaactgACAGACACAATCACTGTTGCTGTCATTTTGGGTTATATtcgttatatgtattatatagtTGTATTCTCTTCGTTTGCAGTGATTTTCTGCGGAAAATTTAACAAATTGggtttattttaacaaaaatagTATTCTCAAATAATCTCCTAGTATTATAAAACGTAGTGTTCCAGCCAGTGTTCTTTGTAGTGTAGCTTTAATTCCTGTTTTAGTATATTCTATATGGATTTGAAACAATATCCTATTTCGATGGAGTCTTCAGCGTTACAGGGCGCAGTGAATGTTTGCGTAAAGGTTCAGCGCTGTGAGGAAGCGTGTACAACATATGAGCCCACGTCCGCGGAAGTGTCTGTGAAGGTTGAGCCGCTGGATGATGTGTATGTAAAGGACGAGTCCAAACGCGAATGTGTATACATACAAGCTGAGCCATCGTACTCAGATGTGAGTGTAAAAGACGAGTCGGCCGGCGTGAGCGCGGCGACGGGGCTGTACTCCGAACACGCCGTTAAAGATGAGCTCGTGCTCGGCCCCGTGCTAGTGGAGCGGCGCGTGCGCCACGCACCAACAGGTCGGTTGCAGGATTTAACTATAATCAacacggagaccttcgctaacgcttcAGTCAACTATGAGATGAGGGATGGGCCGAATATATACGAATATTCGGTTGGGCTAAAACTGCCTGAAACAAGTTCATACAGGTCCGCGATCTGCACTCCACATGTGTTTTTAACCTTCCCTCTGGAACGGCCAGGAATGTTTATGAAAAGACACGGGACCTGGCCTATAGTTGTgctgttctcgagaacgagaacaTTCTCCAATAAAAAACAGAGAAAATTCTCGAGATTGACACAACTATAGTTTGGCCTAGTGGGTAATGACCATGCTGCCTAAGAAGCTGTAGGCCCTAGGTTTGAATCCCTGTAAGAGCAATCTatttttgtgatgaacacagatatttgttcttgAGTTATGGGTGTTTCCTAtgtgtataagtatgtatatattgtCACCTAGTATTCTTAGTACAAGATTTGCATgttttggggctaggttgatctgtgtgagatgtcctaatatttatttatttatgagtaaataattgttttaatctGCGGGTGATTTCAGCTTTCAACACAGATATTGAAGTCAAGCAGTCACGTGAGCTTGTCCCAGAGAGCACAGATGGACACAGCCAAAGACAAGTTCAGGAACCTGGCGTAGAGGAACTTAGGAACACCAAAGTTGGGAAAGCTAAAAGAAACAAACGAGGTAAGGGATCGGTGTAGACATGTAGTATTTAATTTGTCTGTGGCAAGGCGTCTTAAACCATGCTGGGTCCCTTGGGCaaataagaatttggggcccttttggaaagtaaaggaAGCGAATTAagtaaactaacatttttctactatgatgttctatttattatgagtataatcaaatatactgtgaCTGTGTGTCCTTTGGGGCCctgtgtgcccttatggtaaagacggtattgGTGGTGTGATAATACTCATGCTATTGTGAGTATCGTTAGTATTGTTGATAATGCATAATGCTTAGCGTGGTCATTGATTTTACTTTACATTTTATTGTTTCAATAATATCATAAGTATCATATATATATttctagcaaataaatttcatttcatttcatttcatacatATAATTACTGTTGAGTAAGACACTCGGACAATAGTATAACTTTTGAGTGGCAGTTGTGACGCGGCCATTGCGGGAGATGGAGACGAGTGCTGACGCCGGCAGCATGTCGCCGGCGCGCGTGAAGCAGGAGGCAGAGACGGACCGGTCGGAAATGCGTAAgctcatcactacaccttataaaacaaagtccccgccgcgtctgtcttcTTGTTTGTATACTCGCGATAAActctaaaactactgaacggattttcatgcggttttcacctatcaataaagtgattcttgaggaatattttggtgtataatttgctaacccatACGAAGCCGGGGTGGGTCGCTAATAGAATATACACCGGGATAAAttcaattcattcattcaaccTGTATTATAGCTTTCATTTCCTCTATTAAACATATAAAACATTCTCAAAAACAGGTACCAGAGGAGAAAATGTACATTCTTATACAAAACCTGTGGACTATTGGAATTTAGTCAACTGCATTACTACTTATTCATATATACATTGAAGTGTTGGCCTGGTTGTCCCAATGAACACTCATGTAGGCAGCATTGTAAACAATCTATGTTGATTCATCCATATATTTGTCTGACTTACAACTCTAATGGTAATTACAACCCTTTGTTTCAGCCCTTATTAAGGAGGAAGCCGGATTTATGTATGAGGCGCGTGTGAAGGAGGAGTGTGAGGACAGCACAGACGGGTGCGGCGTGAGCGAGGCAGCCATGCTGGCCGGCCTGTACGACGAGCACGTGGTCAAGGACGAGCTCGTGCTGGGGCCGGAGCGCCCGCACCGCCCCACAGGCGCCCCGGTGGTGAGAGGTGTGTTGATTGTTGTTAACTACTGTCGGAACTACTCTGCAAAGCTCCTCCTGACACACTCACATTCAAACTACCATAATtaacacactcacacacaccaACACTAGAGTCTAAATAGAGAGTAAATTCTGTAAATATGTTTTCTATTTTTCTTCAATGAAATTTGTAATTGTTCTTCAGCTGAATTTTCCGTTTAGTTGTGATGTTGATGTATAAGAATATGTTTAGATGGTACATATTGATACTTCGGTTTGTGATGCTTTATAGCTAGAGTTTTCTTTGCGTTGGTGTGGTAAATATTGTGTGTTTCACTTGGTAGCTAGTTTACTCCTATGCTTTAAATCTCTTACACGTTTTGAAGCATCTCAATTGTTATGGATCACCAGCTCATTTATTGCCAAGAATGAAGTTTGAAAGATAATTATTAGTTAAATTAAAGAAACTTATGTAACGCCCTGCCACTGTTACATATTTATCAGGTTGGTATTTTGGATATTTGAGTATTATTTTGTCGTCTTACAGCGCCCACTCTTGTCTCCTCTGCTGTGGTGTCGGGTCGGCGCCGCTCGTGCTCGGTCAGGCTGGAGCGCCTGCTGGTGGACGCGGAGCGGCGCACCTGCCGGGTCGGGCGCCGCACATACAAGCTGCACGCCACCGAGCCCGCACCCACACCCCATGTCACCACCGCCATCTCTCAATGTCACCATTGCGGCAAACGGTTCAGGAGCAAGTCGGTTTTGAAGAAGCACGTACACACTCACTTGCCTTTACATAATTCAACCGTAGGGGATTATGGTTTAGAACGACATCAAATGCTACACGGTGACAAAAAACTGTATGAAAAGGCTTACATGATTATACACACAGGCGAAAAGCCTTTCAGGTGTACATACTGTGGCTACGAGAGTAGTAGAAAATCTAATTTACGGACTCACCTGACGACTCATACAGACGATAAGCCTTTCAGGTGTACACACTGTGACCACAAGTCTAGAACAAAAGCACACTTGCGGACTCACCTGATTACTCACACaggcgagaagcctttcagttgtagtcactgtagctacaagtgtagaagtaaagcAGATTTACAGactcacctgatgactcacacagacgagaagcctttcagttgtagtcactgtggctacaagtgtagaagtaaaggcAATTTACGGAGTcatctgatgactcacacagacgagaagcctttcagttgtagtcactgtagctacaagtgtagaagtaaagcAGATTTACAGcgtcacctgatgactcacacagacgagaagcctttcagttgtagtcactgtggctacaagtgtagaagtaaaggaaATTTACGGAGTcatctgatgactcacacagacgagaagcctttcagttgtagtcactgtagctacaagtgtagaagtaaagcAGATTTACAGACTCACCTGATGattcacacagacgagaagcctttcagttgtagtcactgtggctacaagtgtagaagtaaaggaaATTTACGGAGTcatctgatgactcacacagacgagaagcctttcagttgtagtcactgtagctacaagtgtagaagtaaagcAGATTTACAGcgtcacctgatgactcacacagacgagaagcctttcagttgtagtcactgtggctacaagtgtagaagtaaaggaaATTTACGGAGTcatctgatgactcacacaAAAGAGAAGCCTTTCCGTTGTAGCCACTGTGACCAAAAGTTTCGATTAGCAGATTTACAGGCTCATGCGATGACACACGGACGAGAAGCTTTTCAGGTGCACACGGTGACCACAAGTTAAGAACAAAAGCACCGTTACGGAAACACCTCATGACTCACACAAACGAGAAGCATTTCAGGTGTACTCACTGTGCGTACAAGCGTAGTAGAAAATCAAATTCATGgaaacacctgatgactcacacagacgagaagcctttcagttgtagtccctgtggctacaagtgtagaagtaaagcACAGTTACGGacacacctgatgactcacacagacaaGAAGTCTTTCAGTTGTAGTCCCTGtggctacaagtgtagaagtaaagcACAGTTACGGacacacctgatgactcacactgacgagaagcctttcagttgtagtcactgtagctacaagtgtagaagtcaaattcaaattcaaattcaaaattttatttgctaaaaaTGCACGTACATATTAGAAGTAAAGCACAGTTACGGacacacctgatgactcacacagacaaGAAGTCTTTCAGTTGTAGTCCCTGtggctacaagtgtagaagtaaagcACAGTTACGGacacacctgatgactcacactgacgagaagcctttcagttgtagtcactgtagctacaagtgtagaagtaaagcACAGTTACGGacacacctgatgactcacactgacgagaagcctttcagttgtagtcactgtagctacaagtgtagaagtaaagcACAGTTACGGACACtcctgatgactcacactgacgagaagcctttcagttgtagtcactgtagctacaagtgtagaagtaaagcACAGTTACGGACACACCTGATAACTCACACAGACAAGAAgtctttcagttgtagtcactgtgcCTACAAGTGTAAAGAAAAACAGAATTACGGACTCACCTGATGAGAAGCCCTTCATGTGTGGTGTAGGCgctgtagctacaagtgtagaaggaAATTTGGCTTACGGACTCACCTGTTGACTCACACTGGTGAAATACCTTTCAAGTGCAAGCACTATTTCTCGTGTTCTTATTACTGTATTACTACATATACACTTTTTGTATCATTCTTACATTTCGTTTTCATTAGGCGATTAAATGCATTGAATTTATCAACTTAGTGTATTGGCGcctttacatttaatattcttTAACTGCATTTCAATTTGATAAGTTTTACTTTACTCTGTTTTCATCTTTTGAACTCAGACACCTCAGTTACTCTAGGTGCTAATGAACGACGctggcgaggttgcggaagagtacttcggcgttcctgggacctcgccatatagcagcgaggcggcaacagaggggttttagtgggtaaacctggggtctcattagcccacaacagggagtcccacataaccatcccggcccgtccccgcgccgggtggtatgcgtaaagcatttcccctcttaaaaaaaaaaagtgctaATGAACGAAGTGGTCCGAAACTTAAGATCTATTCTAAGGTTTCCAATTTCATTCacgcttttttctttttttatgggCACAAGTGCTAGTATTTGTTTAATTTAGAATACTTTGTAAGTA contains:
- the LOC134677274 gene encoding putative nuclease HARBI1 gives rise to the protein MASLEEYLLFNLLNSEEDSEDENNLPAPLARRPQVPAQAVIAAFQQTEQKFKKSYRLTKGLCRDLIEKLKPYIKDAERTSDLNVEIKPFFFLQVLIALNFLATGSYQTPVGQHLSRKVSQSAVSNSISEVVAALNHRDIFGQFVKFPATLAELNQITQQFFNLYGLPGVIGCIDCTHVAIVPPNSDEFDERSYVNRKGVHTINTQLICDANMRVTNVNALFPGSTHDSYIWNQSAVLPLVEGLHNNGHTSYYLIGDSGYALRPWLHVPVTEPAEGTPAYRYNETFKVARATIERCNGLLKGRFRCLKKERGLHYDPEKATKIINACVVLHNICVMNNVALDEDEEEEDYRDLGMELLPPPPPNHPRGRLNQDLLRGQAMQNYIINNYF
- the LOC134677685 gene encoding uncharacterized protein LOC134677685, whose product is MSENKHNMSSTQKKGLADIMASRTELRSGKFTSSFTHKKAQKEWEEITTILNAMPGATKTWQQWRKSWQDLLSKTKSKKGAINKDLHRTGGGRPLQALTEVETNIASLIDPRTISGHRDSQESEVTFDFDAHMISHMEAESEEEVTTVVQIVSDDDADAALPKPKEKVKQKKINLRTLMQQKLDLKKQAVEAEINFYREFLDNMRNQTAALEQIALSVRGRERSNLL
- the LOC134677275 gene encoding oocyte zinc finger protein XlCOF6-like, whose protein sequence is MDLKQYPISMESSALQGAVNVCVKVQRCEEACTTYEPTSAEVSVKVEPLDDVYVKDESKRECVYIQAEPSYSDVSVKDESAGVSAATGLYSEHAVKDELVLGPVLVERRVRHAPTAFNTDIEVKQSRELVPESTDGHSQRQVQEPGVEELRNTKVGKAKRNKRVVTRPLREMETSADAGSMSPARVKQEAETDRSEMPLIKEEAGFMYEARVKEECEDSTDGCGVSEAAMLAGLYDEHVVKDELVLGPERPHRPTGAPVVRAPTLVSSAVVSGRRRSCSVRLERLLVDAERRTCRVGRRTYKLHATEPAPTPHVTTAISQCHHCGKRFRSKSVLKKHVHTHLPLHNSTVGDYGLERHQMLHGDKKLYEKAYMIIHTGEKPFRCTYCGYESSRKSNLRTHLTTHTDDKPFRCTHCDHKSRTKAHLRTHLITHTGEKPFSCSHCSYKCRSKADLQTHLMTHTDEKPFSCSHCGYKCRSKGNLRSHLMTHTDEKPFSCSHCSYKCRSKADLQRHLMTHTDEKPFSCSHCGYKCRSKGNLRSHLMTHTDEKPFSCSHCSYKCRSKADLQTHLMIHTDEKPFSCSHCGYKCRSKGNLRSHLMTHTDEKPFSCSHCSYKCRSKADLQRHLMTHTDEKPFSCSHCGYKCRSKGNLRSHLMTHTKEKPFRCSHCDQKFRLADLQAHAMTHGREAFQVHTVTTS